One Pithys albifrons albifrons isolate INPA30051 chromosome 17, PitAlb_v1, whole genome shotgun sequence genomic window carries:
- the PPTC7 gene encoding protein phosphatase PTC7 homolog, with protein MFSVLSYGRLVARAVLGGLSQTDSRDYSLVTASCGFGKDFRKGILKKGMCYGDDACFVARHRSADVLGVADGVGGWRDYGVDPSQFSGTLMRTCERLVKEGRFVPSNPVGILTAGYCELLQNKVPLLGSSTACIVVLDRSSHRLHTANLGDSGFLVVRGGEVVHRSDEQQHYFNTPFQLSIAPPEAEGVVLSDSPEAADSTSFDVQLGDIILTATDGLFDNMPDYMILQELKKLKNSNYESIQQTARSIAEQAHELAYDPTYMSPFAQFACDNGLNVRGGKPDDITVLLSIVAEYTD; from the exons ATGTTCTCGGTGCTGTCCTACGGCCGGCTCGTGGCGCGGGCCGTGCTCGGCGGCCTCTCGCAGACGGACTCCCGCGACTACAGCCTCGTCACGGCCAGCTGCGGCTTCGGCAAGGATTTCCGCAAGGGCATCCTCAAGAAGGGCATGTGCTACGGCGATGACGCCTGCTTCGTGGCCAGGCACCGCTCCGCCGATGTGCTGG GGGTGGCAGATGGCGTGGGGGGCTGGAGGGACTACGGCGTGGACCCCTCGCAGTTCTCGGGGACTCTGATGCGAACGTGCGAGCGCCTGGTGAAGGAGGGACGGTTCGTGCCCAGCAACCCCGTGGGCATCCTCACTGCAGGCTACTGTGAGCTGCTGCAGAACAAAGTGCCCCTGCTGG GGAGCAGCACCGCCTGCATCGTGGTGCTGGACCGGAGCAGCCACCGCCTGCACACGGCCAACCTGGGCGACTCGGGCTTCCTGGTGGTGCGCGGCGGGGAGGTGGTGCATCGCTCCGACGAGCAGCAACACTACTTCAACACGCCCTTCCAGCTCTCCATAGCGCCGCCAGAGGCGGAGGGAGTCGTCCTGAGCGACAG CCCCGAGGCTGCCGACAGCACGTCCTTCGACGTGCAGCTCGGGGACATCATCCTGACGGCGACGGACGGGCTCTTCGACAACATGCCTGACTACATgatcctgcaggagctgaagaagctcAAG AACTCCAACTACGAGAGCATCCAGCAGACCGCGCGCAGCATCGCCGAGCAGGCGCACGAGCTGGCCTATGACCCCACCTACATGTCGCCCTTCGCGCAGTTCGCCTGTGACAACGGCCTGAACGTCAGAG GGGGCAAACCAGACGACATCACCGTCCTGCTGTCCATCGTGGCCGAGTACACGGACTGA